In Terriglobia bacterium, a single window of DNA contains:
- the folK gene encoding 2-amino-4-hydroxy-6-hydroxymethyldihydropteridine diphosphokinase codes for MTTVYLSLGSNLGDRAANLADARRRLQELGAITATSALYETEPVEVAEEQPWFLNCVVAMKTELEPRQLLTCLLALEQSMGRKRSANKAPRTVDIDILLFGNLALETPGMSIPHPRMHQRRFVLQPLAEIAPDARHPLLNKTAKQLLDELPASAGVVRKVAAGLGKVEA; via the coding sequence ATGACCACTGTCTACCTGTCGCTGGGCTCAAACCTGGGTGACCGCGCCGCCAACCTGGCGGACGCACGCCGCCGTTTGCAGGAGTTAGGAGCGATCACCGCCACTTCCGCGCTCTACGAGACCGAGCCGGTGGAAGTCGCCGAGGAGCAGCCCTGGTTCCTGAACTGCGTGGTGGCCATGAAGACGGAGCTGGAACCCAGGCAGTTGCTGACATGCCTGCTGGCCCTGGAACAGTCCATGGGACGCAAACGCAGTGCGAACAAGGCGCCCAGGACGGTGGATATTGACATTCTCCTTTTCGGGAACCTGGCGCTGGAGACGCCGGGAATGAGCATTCCCCACCCGCGTATGCACCAGCGCCGCTTTGTCCTGCAGCCGCTGGCGGAGATCGCGCCGGACGCCAGACATCCGCTGCTGAACAAGACCGCCAAGCAATTGTTGGATGAGTTGCCGGCGTCGGCCGGAGTAGTGCGCAAGGTTGCCGCCGGGTTGGGCAAGGTTGAGGCGTAA
- a CDS encoding efflux RND transporter periplasmic adaptor subunit encodes MTNPSRNYKIAFFFALAMIVALAAVLGLAWRNMQRKTAPSAETTNTTAPPAPSPSPAVADIPLSRVQLTPERIQSIGVKLGTAEMQSVSNEIRAAGNVEIDERRVAYVQTRFPGWIRTVYADASYQYIRKGQPLFTIYSPDLVNTQQEYLLAKKNVEAVRSSSVSGVASGSQSLLAATRQRLEQWDVPPSEIEKLESTGKVITDLTFNSPATGYITERTALPNMYVQPETRLYTVADLSSVWVSAQVFQADLGRIKPGDPAVVTVDAYPGQTFNGRIRDILPQVDMTTRTARVRVALPNPGLKLKPGMYVNVVFRVPLGRQLVVPSSAVLHAGLRQLVFVSRGEGVFDPREVQTSGQAGDKTIITKGLKAGEPIVISAGFLIDSESQLQAAAGAFVPGPPGAGAPAAMNQPAAAQAKLELTTQPDPPRKGKNIFRVKLIDEAGLPITGAQVNVTFFMPAMPAMGMAALKVSFDLTDNGGGLYEGSGDLGSAGTWQVTLTAQKNGRVVGARHFTLNAEGGM; translated from the coding sequence ATGACCAACCCATCCCGCAACTACAAGATCGCATTCTTCTTCGCCTTGGCCATGATTGTGGCGCTCGCCGCCGTTCTCGGGCTTGCCTGGCGCAACATGCAACGGAAGACTGCCCCGTCCGCGGAAACCACTAACACCACGGCGCCACCCGCGCCTTCACCCAGTCCGGCAGTCGCCGATATTCCGCTCTCGCGGGTACAACTCACGCCGGAGCGGATTCAGTCTATCGGCGTGAAGCTGGGGACGGCGGAGATGCAGAGTGTAAGCAACGAGATCCGCGCCGCCGGTAACGTCGAAATAGACGAACGCAGAGTTGCTTACGTGCAGACACGTTTCCCTGGCTGGATCCGCACTGTCTATGCCGACGCGAGCTACCAGTACATTCGCAAAGGCCAGCCGCTGTTCACCATCTACAGTCCTGACCTGGTCAATACCCAACAGGAATATTTGCTGGCGAAGAAGAACGTTGAGGCCGTGCGCTCCAGCAGCGTCAGCGGAGTGGCGTCGGGGTCTCAGAGCCTTCTGGCCGCCACTCGTCAGCGGCTGGAGCAATGGGACGTGCCGCCCAGCGAGATTGAGAAACTCGAGTCCACGGGAAAGGTAATCACTGACCTTACCTTCAACTCTCCCGCGACCGGGTACATCACCGAGCGCACCGCGCTGCCCAATATGTACGTTCAGCCGGAGACGCGGCTCTACACCGTGGCCGATCTATCCAGCGTCTGGGTCTCGGCGCAAGTCTTCCAAGCGGACCTGGGCCGAATCAAGCCCGGCGATCCGGCGGTCGTGACCGTGGACGCGTATCCGGGACAAACGTTCAATGGCCGCATCCGCGACATTCTTCCGCAAGTTGACATGACTACCCGCACTGCGCGCGTTCGTGTTGCGTTGCCGAATCCCGGACTCAAGCTGAAACCGGGCATGTATGTGAACGTCGTGTTCCGTGTCCCGCTTGGACGCCAACTGGTGGTTCCTTCGTCGGCCGTGCTCCACGCCGGATTGCGGCAACTGGTTTTCGTCAGCCGCGGCGAAGGCGTGTTTGATCCCCGCGAGGTCCAGACATCCGGCCAGGCGGGCGACAAGACGATCATCACCAAGGGACTCAAAGCAGGAGAGCCCATCGTGATCTCGGCCGGTTTCTTGATCGATTCAGAAAGCCAGTTGCAGGCCGCAGCCGGTGCGTTTGTGCCGGGGCCGCCCGGAGCGGGAGCACCGGCAGCCATGAACCAGCCCGCAGCCGCGCAAGCAAAGCTGGAACTCACCACGCAGCCTGACCCGCCGCGCAAAGGCAAAAACATCTTCCGCGTGAAGCTCATTGACGAAGCGGGCTTGCCCATTACCGGCGCGCAGGTGAACGTAACCTTCTTTATGCCGGCGATGCCCGCAATGGGCATGGCCGCGCTGAAAGTCAGCTTCGACCTTACCGACAACGGCGGCGGTCTCTATGAAGGCTCGGGCGACCTTGGTTCTGCGGGCACGTGGCAGGTCACGCTCACCGCACAGAAGAACGGGCGCGTGGTCGGCGCCAGGCACTTCACCCTCAACGCTGAAGGAGGGATGTAG
- a CDS encoding ParB/RepB/Spo0J family partition protein, translated as MNDKRKALGRGLDSLLPGRSSSSAAAVVPGMRSAPGPAHEVDIELIDPNPFQTRRRIKEDGLNELAESIRASGVVQPVVLRPAPNGRFQLVAGERRWLASRRAGKTTIPAVVRQISNEQAMEITIIENLQREDLNPIEQARAFERLSREFGLTQEQIATRTGKDRASIANFIRLLKLPANVQETLEGGALSLGHGKVLVSLTGLPQQLEKAAREVVEKQLSVRQTEELVARLTNPSQDDTKKSKPARALDPNVREAQRSLERSLGVKVEIQDRKGKGKIILKYASLEDFDRIVEALEKK; from the coding sequence ATGAATGACAAACGCAAAGCGCTCGGACGCGGATTGGATTCGCTGCTGCCAGGACGGTCTTCGTCTTCTGCAGCCGCCGTTGTGCCCGGCATGCGTAGCGCGCCTGGCCCCGCGCATGAAGTGGACATTGAGCTGATTGATCCCAACCCGTTCCAGACGCGGCGTCGAATCAAAGAAGATGGGTTGAACGAGCTGGCGGAATCCATACGCGCCAGCGGCGTGGTGCAGCCGGTGGTGTTGCGTCCCGCACCGAATGGGCGATTTCAACTGGTAGCGGGCGAACGCCGATGGCTGGCTTCCCGTCGCGCCGGCAAAACGACGATTCCGGCCGTGGTCCGACAGATCTCCAATGAGCAGGCCATGGAGATCACCATCATCGAAAACCTGCAGCGCGAAGACTTAAACCCCATCGAGCAGGCGCGCGCGTTTGAGCGCTTGAGCCGCGAATTCGGGCTGACCCAGGAGCAGATTGCCACGCGCACGGGTAAAGATCGCGCCAGCATCGCCAACTTCATACGCCTGCTCAAGCTGCCCGCCAACGTGCAGGAAACGCTGGAAGGCGGCGCGCTGAGCTTGGGCCACGGCAAAGTTCTGGTGTCACTCACTGGGCTTCCGCAGCAACTGGAGAAAGCCGCCAGGGAAGTGGTGGAGAAGCAGCTCTCCGTCCGGCAGACGGAAGAGCTGGTGGCGCGGCTCACCAATCCCAGCCAGGATGACACGAAGAAAAGCAAGCCGGCGCGCGCGCTCGACCCCAACGTGCGGGAAGCCCAGCGTAGCCTGGAGCGCAGCCTGGGAGTGAAAGTTGAGATCCAGGACCGCAAAGGCAAGGGCAAGATCATTTTGAAATACGCGTCGCTGGAAGATTTCGACCGGATCGTCGAGGCGCTGGAGAAGAAGTAG
- a CDS encoding fumarylacetoacetate hydrolase family protein, which yields MKYCRFISAEGPAYGIIETISGKDQITQIAPGKEIPDFANAKKIAPVPLASAKLLAPVQPEKIVCVGRNYRDHVKELGNDEPAEPVIFLKPQTSLIGPGDKIVRPQRLSQRVDYEAELTIVIGKRCRNIGEKEDVRPYIIGYTCANDVTTRDLQRKDGQWTRAKSFDTFCPVGPIVTDEIDPWAGVRVESYVNGVVKQSESTTAFIFPVDVIVRFCAAVMTLLPGDLILTGTPAGIGSIVAGDEVTIKVEGIGSLTNPVVDGD from the coding sequence ATGAAATACTGCCGCTTCATCTCCGCTGAAGGCCCCGCGTACGGGATCATCGAAACCATTTCCGGCAAGGACCAGATCACCCAGATCGCTCCGGGCAAGGAAATTCCGGATTTTGCCAACGCCAAGAAGATTGCGCCGGTTCCGCTGGCGTCGGCCAAACTGCTGGCGCCGGTGCAGCCGGAGAAAATCGTCTGCGTGGGCCGCAACTATCGCGACCACGTGAAAGAACTGGGCAATGACGAGCCGGCCGAGCCCGTCATCTTTCTCAAGCCGCAGACGTCGCTGATCGGCCCGGGAGACAAGATCGTCCGCCCGCAGCGCCTCTCGCAGCGCGTGGACTACGAGGCCGAACTGACCATCGTGATTGGCAAGCGCTGCCGTAATATCGGCGAGAAGGAAGACGTGCGGCCGTACATCATCGGCTACACCTGCGCCAATGACGTGACCACCCGCGACCTGCAGCGCAAAGACGGCCAATGGACCCGCGCCAAAAGCTTTGACACGTTTTGTCCCGTGGGCCCCATCGTGACCGACGAAATTGATCCCTGGGCCGGCGTGCGCGTTGAGAGTTACGTGAACGGCGTGGTGAAACAGTCGGAAAGCACTACGGCATTTATTTTTCCCGTGGACGTGATCGTCCGCTTCTGCGCCGCGGTGATGACCTTGCTTCCGGGCGACTTGATTCTCACCGGAACTCCAGCGGGAATTGGCTCCATCGTTGCCGGCGACGAAGTGACCATCAAGGTTGAGGGCATCGGCAGCCTGACGAATCCCGTGGTGGATGGTGACTAG
- the lpxC gene encoding UDP-3-O-acyl-N-acetylglucosamine deacetylase, producing the protein MPFEQTVRTPVECRGVGLHSGAPVRLRIAPAAVGTGIVFRRVDLDNFEIAAIGRNVAKVSYATSLQKQGVLISTTEHLLSACMGIGLDNAIVELDNLEVPILDGSARPFIDLILQAGLKQQRKKRSYLRILREVEVREGNKFIAAYPAAGYSVAYKIQFAPPIGQQSFEIDLSRDLYSQELASARTFGFLREEQAMRNMGLIRGATEENVIVLTDAGVKNGPLRFNDEFVRHKVLDLIGDLALLGKQIIGRIVADRAGHAMHAALVSRLLKDRSLWEETTMASATPAGADALVAAGAASRQ; encoded by the coding sequence TTGCCATTTGAACAAACAGTTCGAACGCCGGTAGAGTGTCGCGGAGTGGGCTTGCACAGCGGGGCCCCGGTGCGGCTGCGCATCGCTCCCGCCGCGGTGGGGACCGGCATTGTTTTCCGCCGCGTTGATCTGGACAACTTTGAGATTGCAGCCATCGGGCGCAACGTGGCCAAGGTGAGCTACGCCACCAGCCTGCAGAAACAGGGAGTGCTGATCTCCACCACGGAGCACCTGCTCTCCGCCTGCATGGGGATCGGGCTGGACAACGCGATTGTGGAACTGGACAACCTGGAAGTCCCCATCCTGGACGGCAGCGCGCGGCCCTTCATTGATTTGATTTTGCAGGCAGGTTTGAAGCAGCAGCGAAAGAAGCGCAGCTACCTGCGGATCTTGCGCGAAGTGGAAGTGCGCGAGGGCAACAAATTTATCGCCGCATATCCTGCGGCGGGCTATTCGGTCGCGTACAAGATCCAGTTCGCTCCGCCCATCGGCCAGCAATCCTTTGAGATTGATCTTTCCCGCGATCTGTACAGCCAAGAGTTGGCGTCGGCGCGGACGTTTGGATTCCTGCGCGAAGAACAGGCGATGCGCAACATGGGATTGATTCGCGGCGCCACGGAAGAAAACGTGATCGTGCTGACGGACGCCGGCGTGAAGAACGGGCCGCTGCGCTTTAACGATGAGTTTGTCCGCCATAAAGTGCTGGACCTGATCGGCGACCTGGCGCTGCTGGGCAAGCAGATCATCGGCCGGATCGTGGCCGATCGCGCCGGCCATGCCATGCACGCCGCGCTGGTTTCGCGCTTGTTGAAAGATAGATCATTGTGGGAAGAGACCACGATGGCTTCCGCCACTCCGGCGGGTGCAGACGCACTGGTGGCCGCAGGCGCAGCGTCACGCCAGTAA
- a CDS encoding DUF2971 domain-containing protein: protein MNDTREFRHATELARQELERIVAAWSGPQSTFSFPGAREYMASMQGALSAGIEPKNICVCSFSEKGDVLSQWRAYGGGASGFAIGFSGEHLREMVKDRGWLVPVLYNESEQRALVRTLLEDLINEQRDRSEEEKAKLPLYGNLLEYLNRYAPILKHQSFGEECEWRIVTRPIDYKDEHFGYRAGPSMLIPYFRLSLRKTESLGIREIVIGPTPHPEQSRGSALGLLIKSGLAGGLIGAQLKFSAIPYRNW, encoded by the coding sequence ATGAATGACACGCGTGAGTTTCGCCACGCAACCGAACTTGCGCGTCAAGAACTGGAGCGGATTGTGGCTGCATGGTCCGGGCCACAGTCAACATTTTCCTTCCCCGGCGCACGAGAATATATGGCATCGATGCAGGGGGCACTCTCGGCGGGAATCGAACCCAAGAACATATGTGTCTGCTCGTTCTCAGAGAAAGGCGACGTCTTGTCTCAATGGCGAGCTTATGGAGGCGGTGCATCGGGGTTCGCAATTGGATTCTCAGGGGAACATTTACGCGAAATGGTGAAGGATCGGGGTTGGCTTGTTCCTGTGCTCTATAACGAAAGTGAGCAACGGGCACTCGTTCGCACCCTGCTGGAAGACCTCATCAACGAGCAGAGAGATCGCTCAGAAGAAGAGAAAGCAAAGCTGCCGCTCTACGGCAATCTGCTCGAATATCTAAACAGATATGCACCAATCTTGAAGCATCAATCATTCGGAGAAGAATGCGAATGGCGAATAGTCACTCGGCCAATTGATTACAAGGACGAGCATTTTGGATATCGGGCAGGACCGTCGATGTTAATCCCATATTTCCGTCTTTCGCTCAGGAAAACCGAATCGCTAGGCATTCGAGAAATCGTGATAGGGCCGACGCCCCACCCCGAGCAATCGCGTGGTTCCGCACTTGGGCTGCTCATAAAGAGCGGACTTGCTGGTGGTCTCATTGGCGCACAGTTGAAGTTTTCGGCCATCCCCTATCGAAACTGGTAA
- the rsmG gene encoding 16S rRNA (guanine(527)-N(7))-methyltransferase RsmG has product MDTNAIARLLRPYAKLTAAQLAQTLRYLNLLVKWNAKVNLTAVRSPEETVTRHFGESFFAAARLVSSTWAGAAIDVGSGAGFPGLPLAMFAPDAEVTLIEANNKKAAFLNEVIFALQLKNAKVFADRAENYPERGQLVTVRAVEKFEKSLPVALNLVVEGGRLALMIGSAQVDVARKFATGVEWQEPEPVPGGHSRVLLVGTKVAGS; this is encoded by the coding sequence ATGGATACCAATGCCATCGCCCGCCTGCTTCGCCCCTACGCGAAGCTGACCGCAGCGCAACTGGCCCAGACTTTGAGGTACCTCAACCTTCTGGTGAAGTGGAACGCCAAGGTCAACCTGACCGCGGTGCGCAGTCCGGAGGAAACGGTGACGCGGCACTTTGGGGAATCGTTCTTTGCCGCAGCTCGGCTGGTTTCATCAACATGGGCTGGGGCGGCGATTGACGTTGGTTCCGGGGCTGGCTTCCCCGGGCTGCCGCTGGCCATGTTCGCGCCCGACGCTGAGGTGACGTTGATTGAAGCCAACAACAAGAAAGCAGCATTCCTCAACGAGGTGATCTTTGCGCTGCAATTGAAGAACGCAAAGGTCTTCGCCGACCGCGCGGAAAACTATCCCGAACGCGGCCAGTTGGTGACCGTGCGCGCCGTGGAGAAATTTGAGAAGTCGCTTCCGGTGGCGCTGAATCTGGTGGTGGAAGGCGGGCGGCTGGCATTGATGATCGGCAGCGCGCAAGTGGATGTGGCGCGCAAGTTCGCGACCGGGGTTGAGTGGCAGGAGCCTGAGCCGGTTCCAGGAGGACATTCGCGCGTGCTGCTGGTGGGAACCAAGGTGGCAGGAAGCTAA
- a CDS encoding AAA family ATPase has translation MGRVIAVANQKGGVGKTTTAINLAASFAAAEVKCLLVDCDPQSNSTSGLGFARDPDRINTYHLLMREASADQAVLATELEELSLIPAHKNMVGANIELVPAEEREFRLRQALETVRDKFEFIVLDCPPALDLLTLNALVAADSVLIPMQAEYFALEGVSELLDTIERLRQSFNPGLEIEGVVLTMYDERTNLAQQVTDELKRHFEDKLLETIIPRNIRLAEAPSYGKPALLYDVRSRGAESYIRLAKELMERRNVAAVGR, from the coding sequence ATGGGCCGAGTTATTGCAGTCGCCAACCAGAAGGGTGGAGTAGGCAAGACCACCACCGCCATCAACCTGGCCGCCTCCTTTGCCGCGGCCGAGGTCAAGTGCCTGCTGGTGGACTGCGATCCCCAGTCAAACTCGACCAGCGGACTGGGTTTCGCCCGCGATCCCGACCGGATCAACACCTATCACCTGCTCATGCGCGAAGCCAGCGCGGACCAGGCCGTGCTGGCCACCGAACTGGAAGAGCTGAGCCTGATCCCGGCGCACAAGAACATGGTGGGCGCCAACATTGAGCTGGTTCCCGCCGAGGAGCGCGAGTTCCGCCTTCGTCAGGCGCTCGAAACCGTCCGTGACAAGTTCGAGTTCATCGTTCTGGACTGCCCTCCGGCGCTGGACCTGCTCACCTTGAACGCGCTGGTGGCAGCGGACTCCGTTCTGATTCCCATGCAAGCCGAGTACTTTGCCCTGGAAGGCGTGAGCGAGCTGCTGGACACCATTGAACGCCTGCGGCAAAGCTTCAACCCAGGTCTGGAGATTGAGGGCGTGGTGCTCACCATGTACGACGAGCGCACCAACCTGGCCCAGCAAGTCACCGACGAACTGAAAAGGCATTTTGAAGACAAGCTGCTGGAAACCATCATCCCGCGGAACATACGGCTGGCGGAAGCGCCCAGTTACGGCAAGCCGGCGTTGTTGTATGACGTCCGCTCACGCGGCGCAGAAAGCTACATACGCTTGGCCAAGGAGCTGATGGAACGGCGGAATGTGGCGGCGGTCGGCCGCTAG
- a CDS encoding CusA/CzcA family heavy metal efflux RND transporter: MISRIIEWCESNRFLVFVAVLFFTLAGIWSMRNVPLDALPDISDVQVVIHTNWAGEPPSVIEDQVTYPIVATLLAAPRVKAVRAQTMLGDSYVFVVFQDGTDLYWARSRVIEYLQQMRGRLPAAVSPMIGPDATGAGWVFEYALVDRSHNHSLADLRTIQEWQLRYQLATVPGVAEIASIGGYVKQYQVNLDPNKLLAYGIPLSTVIERVKASTNEVGGRVLELNGARYMVRGLGYLRSLADLENVPVATKNGTAVLIKDLGTVSFGPDIREGVAEWNGEGETVGGIVVMRDGMNALQVIDGVKRKLEQIKPSLPAGVEVIPAYDRSGLIHDSIRTLQHNLIEEAVIVSLVCIAFLFHFRSALIPILTIPLAVLMSFIPMYYLHVTSNIMSLGGLALAIGVLVDAAIVMVENGYRHLSEHPLNATGVPGPERRRILINAAKQVGPALFFSLLIIVVSFLPVFLLEAQEGRMFRPLAWTKTTAVGFSSVLAITLVPVLMVMWIRGRLRPESQNPFARMTQALYLPVLRWCLKYRKTTLALNLIFLAVTFPLAFKLGSQFMPPLYEGSALYMPTALPGIGITQATALLQEQDRIIRSFPEVQSVLGVVGRSDSPTDNAPLDMYDTTIVLKPREKWRAGMTYEKLIQEMDSKLQFPGLSNTWTMPIQNRLDMELTGIKTPVGLKIQGPNLEGIQQLGSQIEQILAGHSKARAVFAERVSQGFYINVDVNRATAARYGLTIEDVQRAVTSGIGGENVAENVEGRERYPINVRYQRDFRSDIDSLRRVLVSAAGGAQVPIGELATFTFSRGPAMIRDEDGLLTGYVFLDLNTRDYGGFVNDATRMLNAKLKLPAGYTYQWSGEYEFELRARERLKLILPVVFLVIFMLLYMVFHSAIEALMLIFPTLYAMTGGLLLQWILGYNFSVAVWVGYIALFGIAVETGVVMVVYLHEALERQIASSAPLTNQAIEEAAIEGAVRRLRPKLMTVTAVLASLVPILWETGVGSDVMKPIAAPIVGGMITSTIHVLILVPVFFVMIKERSLRRKGQVEYRQP, encoded by the coding sequence ATGATCTCCCGAATCATTGAGTGGTGCGAAAGCAACCGCTTTCTCGTCTTTGTTGCGGTGTTGTTTTTCACCCTGGCCGGCATCTGGTCCATGCGCAACGTTCCTCTGGACGCTCTGCCTGACATTTCTGACGTGCAGGTGGTGATTCACACCAACTGGGCGGGCGAGCCTCCCAGCGTGATAGAAGACCAGGTTACGTACCCAATCGTTGCCACGCTGCTGGCCGCGCCGCGCGTGAAGGCCGTGCGCGCGCAGACCATGCTGGGCGATTCCTACGTCTTCGTCGTTTTCCAGGACGGAACGGATCTCTACTGGGCGCGTTCGCGCGTGATCGAATACCTGCAGCAGATGCGCGGACGCCTGCCCGCCGCCGTGAGTCCGATGATCGGCCCGGACGCCACCGGCGCGGGCTGGGTTTTTGAATACGCGCTGGTGGATCGCAGCCACAACCACAGCCTGGCCGACCTCCGCACCATTCAGGAGTGGCAGCTTCGCTACCAGCTGGCCACCGTTCCTGGCGTGGCTGAGATCGCCAGCATCGGCGGCTACGTCAAGCAATATCAGGTCAATCTCGATCCCAACAAGCTTCTGGCTTACGGCATTCCGCTCTCCACGGTGATTGAGCGCGTGAAAGCCAGCACCAATGAAGTTGGCGGACGCGTGCTGGAACTCAACGGCGCGCGTTACATGGTCCGAGGGCTCGGCTACCTGCGTTCACTCGCCGACCTGGAAAATGTTCCCGTCGCCACCAAGAACGGCACCGCGGTGTTGATCAAAGACCTGGGCACAGTTTCCTTCGGGCCGGATATTCGCGAAGGCGTAGCCGAATGGAATGGCGAAGGCGAGACCGTTGGCGGCATCGTGGTGATGCGCGACGGCATGAACGCTCTGCAGGTGATTGACGGCGTCAAGCGCAAGCTGGAACAGATCAAGCCATCGCTGCCCGCCGGCGTTGAAGTGATACCGGCCTACGACCGCTCCGGGTTGATCCATGATTCCATCCGCACGCTGCAGCACAATTTGATCGAAGAAGCAGTGATCGTCAGCCTGGTCTGCATCGCCTTTCTGTTTCATTTTCGTTCCGCCTTGATTCCGATTCTCACCATCCCGCTGGCTGTGCTGATGTCATTTATCCCGATGTACTACCTGCACGTGACGTCGAACATCATGTCCCTTGGAGGCCTGGCGCTGGCGATCGGAGTTCTGGTGGACGCGGCCATCGTGATGGTGGAAAACGGATATCGCCATCTCTCCGAGCATCCGCTGAACGCGACGGGCGTCCCTGGCCCGGAGCGCCGTCGCATATTGATCAACGCAGCCAAGCAGGTGGGCCCAGCGCTGTTCTTTTCTCTGCTCATCATCGTGGTTTCGTTCCTTCCCGTGTTCCTGCTGGAGGCCCAGGAAGGCCGCATGTTCCGTCCTCTGGCCTGGACCAAGACGACGGCGGTCGGATTTTCCTCTGTCCTGGCCATCACGCTGGTGCCGGTGCTCATGGTCATGTGGATTCGCGGGCGTCTGCGCCCGGAAAGCCAGAATCCTTTTGCGCGCATGACCCAGGCGCTTTATCTGCCTGTTCTCCGCTGGTGTTTGAAGTACCGCAAAACCACGCTGGCGCTGAACCTGATCTTTCTCGCGGTCACGTTTCCGCTGGCGTTCAAGCTGGGCAGCCAGTTCATGCCGCCGTTGTACGAAGGCTCGGCGTTGTACATGCCCACCGCGCTGCCGGGCATCGGAATCACGCAGGCCACCGCGCTGCTGCAGGAACAGGACCGCATCATCCGCAGCTTTCCTGAAGTGCAAAGCGTCCTGGGAGTCGTGGGCCGATCGGACAGCCCCACCGACAACGCGCCGCTCGACATGTATGACACCACCATCGTGCTCAAGCCGCGCGAGAAGTGGCGCGCTGGCATGACCTACGAAAAACTCATTCAGGAGATGGACAGCAAGCTCCAGTTCCCCGGGCTCTCCAACACCTGGACCATGCCCATCCAGAACCGGCTGGACATGGAACTCACCGGCATCAAGACGCCGGTCGGCCTCAAGATACAGGGCCCGAACCTGGAAGGCATTCAGCAGCTCGGTTCGCAGATCGAGCAAATTCTTGCCGGACATTCCAAAGCGCGCGCCGTGTTTGCCGAGCGCGTCTCCCAGGGGTTTTACATCAATGTTGACGTCAACCGCGCCACCGCCGCCCGCTACGGCCTGACCATTGAAGACGTGCAGCGTGCCGTCACCTCGGGCATCGGCGGCGAAAACGTTGCGGAAAACGTCGAAGGCCGCGAGCGCTATCCCATCAACGTCCGTTACCAGCGCGATTTTCGCAGTGACATTGACAGCCTGCGCCGCGTGCTGGTCAGCGCCGCCGGCGGCGCTCAGGTGCCCATCGGCGAACTGGCCACTTTCACCTTCTCGCGCGGGCCAGCCATGATTCGCGACGAAGACGGCCTGCTCACCGGCTACGTCTTTCTCGACCTCAACACCCGCGACTACGGCGGCTTTGTCAACGACGCCACCAGAATGCTCAACGCCAAACTGAAACTGCCCGCCGGCTATACCTACCAGTGGTCGGGCGAGTATGAGTTTGAACTGCGCGCCCGGGAACGGCTCAAACTCATCCTGCCCGTAGTGTTCCTGGTCATCTTCATGCTCCTCTATATGGTCTTTCATTCCGCCATTGAGGCCCTGATGCTGATCTTTCCCACGCTCTATGCCATGACCGGCGGCCTGCTGTTGCAATGGATCCTCGGTTACAACTTCAGCGTGGCGGTCTGGGTCGGCTACATTGCTTTGTTCGGCATCGCCGTGGAAACCGGAGTGGTCATGGTGGTCTACCTGCATGAGGCGTTGGAGCGGCAGATCGCTTCGAGCGCGCCGCTCACCAACCAGGCCATTGAGGAAGCCGCGATTGAAGGCGCGGTGCGGCGCCTGCGTCCCAAGCTGATGACCGTCACCGCCGTGCTGGCCAGCCTGGTCCCGATCCTGTGGGAAACCGGCGTCGGCTCGGACGTGATGAAGCCCATCGCCGCGCCAATCGTCGGCGGCATGATCACCTCGACCATTCACGTCCTTATTCTCGTTCCGGTGTTCTTCGTGATGATCAAGGAACGGTCGCTGAGGAGAAAAGGGCAAGTGGAATATCGCCAGCCTTGA
- a CDS encoding response regulator → MALQALLLTRDPDVQKTIKRVLDSASIDVDFSNNVEQARLALTRRKYDAFLVDCDDMPDGPAVLRGLRQGKSNRSCIAFALVSGRTTVQQAFEMGANFVLDKPISQERASRSVRAAQGLIMRERRRYHRHLLKASGAIMVDSGAELPVSITNISAGGISIECSRQLDEGGAAKVRFQLPGTRRSLEVKGEVIWTTTEGRAGIRFQVLAVDVKKELDSWLDKRTLPLGNGAMFINATL, encoded by the coding sequence ATGGCTCTGCAAGCGCTCCTCCTCACTCGAGACCCTGACGTCCAAAAGACCATTAAGCGGGTGCTGGACTCCGCGAGCATTGACGTGGATTTTTCCAACAACGTGGAGCAAGCCCGCCTGGCCTTGACGCGCCGCAAGTATGACGCTTTTCTGGTGGATTGTGACGACATGCCGGACGGTCCCGCGGTCCTGCGCGGGCTGCGGCAGGGAAAGTCCAACCGTAGCTGTATCGCCTTCGCTCTGGTGAGCGGCCGGACCACCGTGCAGCAGGCTTTCGAAATGGGGGCCAACTTTGTCCTGGACAAACCGATTTCGCAGGAACGCGCTTCCCGCAGTGTGCGCGCCGCGCAGGGGCTCATCATGCGCGAGCGCCGCCGCTACCATCGCCATTTGCTAAAGGCCAGCGGGGCTATCATGGTGGATTCCGGCGCCGAACTGCCGGTGAGCATCACCAACATCAGCGCAGGCGGCATCTCGATTGAGTGCAGCCGCCAGCTCGACGAAGGCGGCGCCGCCAAAGTCCGCTTTCAATTGCCCGGCACCAGACGCTCGCTGGAAGTAAAAGGCGAAGTCATTTGGACCACCACCGAAGGCCGCGCCGGCATTCGCTTCCAGGTCTTGGCTGTGGATGTGAAAAAGGAACTGGATTCCTGGCTGGACAAGCGCACGCTGCCTCTGGGCAACGGCGCCATGTTCATCAACGCGACTCTCTAA